Proteins from a single region of Bombus pascuorum chromosome 5, iyBomPasc1.1, whole genome shotgun sequence:
- the LOC132907229 gene encoding putative autophagy-related protein 11 gives MEHIYIASLFLLLVPQEPSFHHQMCFNLQHETQLKIKSFLEMTIPYKKDINKETLKEIIARIENDASKIPVTPKGKALKNFFDSPVTWSAQSHKLLNDRNRELRMLKSELEVERFEKIDLQEDIRIQQNKIQSLQKKLQEKTAEIKVLREEKMKPTTPQSCKKNKGTIDYEQYYRKEIDHLEDQLLQKQCNIDKLEADADTLTKKLTSIQMQYIYFRDKVENCEKALENMQIQGEIKDRELVNLKKTNEELRTHLKELRKTTIEEQSFEIDDIVPLNSSSASLNTSEVLSSVIDIQLQEAKEESALLKTQLDVVNEKLKSANQEYESTTQLLKKERQILQSTETKLNVIINESTKQIEILQQEKESLIKQNKNLEMLYTSQKESLSVVEKSKDVLITEKNSLLEKIKDLEESLNKENINNVKLNTELTEVKAQISENLKYIQDFKDQNSSYKISVDLYNTNLKEIILHNLETDCVEDKLDNKTTTELIEYLRTILYNFNQKYTLKQLELESLSNNMNEAKLKLENFQLQISKLEQKDEQNTTEISKLRKTVVESTTKIDELTNVTEKYSEEILYLKQIELQKQTLEKVIYVYEEKVNKKDALLQASSTYIETLKKNIRTFESEFYLMKKDILNQINEYKKYNEETTKSILNAYKILYTNYTKEQLSKNQLKDELTDNKKKLEDSISFNVMLENDLIKNKEITNHLEAELICTKQKLTEFTQKLEKFEKLQEVFQKQHKDLKSENNKILLDLNNVNDKFEKSQQEVCNMLDEFKFKDKKIENLIDEITSLKLEKDHIMHLQTEGEIKMKNFIKELETKLLEKQCHIDKLNIEVKLKQETLELVENKFEKLSKETIASEIKLKEVIINLQEVRTNQDAVLKTQEKALKEKCLQLEELQKEFNESKRVLCKQLEDQKLLCQNLQSTNFKLQTESYKQNKIIEELQQILQKEKDELNKNREYCKIEDTKRLEVIQICEELQHSANGLKFTIAEVTKNENSYINTTDNVQDINNDDTNKTILRTLKEAINEIQVSRELILQLANENTNLNKTLENQTITIDNYITKCEEIKLLEIKIQELNNLQEDRIKRINTLIKYKESLKDYLNNIIKSRENLDTSLSTLKQKWDNLLTSSYSVLMIDKSVCDELKHIQSKQTYLENTLLKYHIHHFQNITPLQNILWDQFLWFEQKIKDISLKEESEQILNISSDIFFDQKTIIEAELDKNKILQENITQLQNEIDDFSKLVISFENDFKCDETKFQSESEKKLRFEINELTEAKNNLESKLNCAHTNNVRLKDDIGELNIKVQEMKTSLKEIENLKKEVTQLKEQNLKLQEERNELSKRSKKEDIDIQLKDIHDKYKVKIDEIKQNMKMLYNEQITKLNREQEQCVQEKLESLQRKMELQCRKQADELSKYKAHVANLSSQLWNVGEKLLSEKQEKEKLQKELIELKTKYQNLDQNIVSLTEHKNPKCEKKYLLGETKEDVLHKISVIQERTTYEKRCSIKSIQTMGNAFNAEDEEGEVLDNIYLADMKDGNSSYIIDADRLSILKKRNALCKPHLKSSYPAEMQFHPLPFTEEEIKAGSIPDDIFNDSLSQSLLPEQKAKKRDRTQTSYKKPGPPTPSKNGGRLSMQGNELRSPNSRILRERNGKERATTTPRTLKNLFLPRGQDEKVIITPRGRRRSSIFRKYRNANDR, from the exons ATGGAACACATTTATATtgcatctttatttttattgcttgTACCTCAAGAACCATCATTTCATCATCAAATGTGTTTTAATTTGCAACATGAAACGcaacttaaaattaaatcatttcTTGAAATGACTATCCCATATAAGAAAGAcataaacaaagaaacattaaaagaaataattgctAGAATAGAGAATGATGCATCAAAAATACCTGTCACGCCTAAAGGAAAAGCTCTTAAGAACTTTTTTGATTCTCCTGTAACATGGTCTGCTCAAAGTCATAAGTTATTGAATGACAGAAATAGGGAATTAAGAATGTTGAAAAGTGAATTAGAAGTAGAGAGGTTTGAGAAAATTGATTTACAGGAAGATATACGAATTcaacaaaacaaaatacaaagtCTACAGAAGAAATTACAGGAAAAGACTgcagaaataaaagttttaagagaagaaaaaatgaaaccgACTACTCCACAATCTTGCAAAAAGAATAAGGGCACAATAGATTATGAACAATATTACAGGAAGGAAATAGATCATTTAGAAGATCAGCTATTGCAGAAGCAATGTAACATAGATAAACTTGAAGCAGATGCTGACACATTGACAAAAAAGTTAACATCTATACaaatgcaatatatatattttagagacaaagtagaaaattgtgAAAAGGCTTTAGAAAACATGCAGATTCAGGGAGAAATTAAGGATAGGGAActagtaaatttaaaaaagaccAATGAAGAGTTGCGTACTCATTTAAAAGAACTTAGAAAAACAACAATTGAAGAACAAAGTTTTGAAATTGATGATATAGTACCCTTAAATTCATCTTCAGCATCTTTAAATACCAGTGAAGTTTTAAGTTCTGTAATTGATATTCAATTACaagaagcgaaagaagaaTCTGCTTTACTAAAGACACAACTTGATGTTGTAAATGAAAAACTGAAATCTGCAAATCAAGAGTATGAAAGTACAACACAACTTTTAAAGAAAGAGAGGCAAATATTACAAAGTACGGAAactaaattaaatgtaatcaTAAATGAATCgactaaacaaattgaaatcttacaacaagagaaagaatctctaataaaacaaaataaaaatttagaaatgttatatacttctCAAAAAGAATCTTTGTCAGTCGTTGAAAAATCCAAAGATGTATTAATTACTGAAAAAAATTCTCtgttagaaaaaattaaagatttggAAGAATctttaaacaaagaaaatataaataatgttaaattaaacACTGAGCTTACTGAAGTTAAAGCACAAATATCTGaaaatcttaaatatattcaagATTTCAAAGATCAAAATAgttcatataaaatttctgttgatctatataatacaaatttgaaagagattatattacataatttagAAACTGATTGTGTAGAAGATAAATTAGACAACAAAACAACTAcagaattaatagaatatttacgaacaatattatataattttaatcagAAGTATACTTTGAAGCAACTAGAATTGGAAtcattaagtaataacatGAATGAAGCTAAATTAAagcttgaaaattttcaattacaaatatCTAAATTAGAACAAAAGGATGAACAGAATACTACAGAGATatcaaaattaagaaaaactGTTGTAGAAAGTACAACCAAAATTGACGAGCTTACTAAtgttacagaaaaatattctgaagaaattttgtatttaaaacaaattgaaCTCCAAAAACAAACTTTAGAAAAagtcatatatgtatatgaagaaaaagtaaataaaaaagatgcaCTCTTACAAGCTTCTTCTACGTATATAGaaacattaaagaaaaatattcgaacttttgaatcagaattttatttaatgaaaaaagatatattaaatcAGATAAAtgagtataaaaaatataatgaagaAACTactaaaagtattttaaatgcttataaaatattatatactaattacaCGAAAGAACAGCTTTCCAAGAACCAACTGAAAGATGAACTTacagataataaaaagaaattagaagatAGTATAAGTTTTAATGTTATGttagaaaatgatttaataaaaaataaggaaataacaAATCATTTGGAGGCAGAATTAATTTGTACTAAGCAAAAATTAACAGAGTTTAcacaaaaattggaaaaatttgaaaagctACAAGAAGTATTTCAGAAACAACATAAAGATCTTAAATCTgagaataacaaaattctattggatttaaataatgtaaatgataaatttgaaaaatctcaGCAAGAAGTATGTAATATGTTAGatgaattcaaatttaaagacaaaaaaatagaaaatctaaTTGATGAAATTACTTCCTTAAAGTTAGAAAAAGATCATATAATGCATTTACAAACAGaaggagaaattaaaatgaaaaattttataaaagaactggaaacaaaattattggaaaaacaGTGTCACATAGATAAACTAAATAtagaagtaaaattaaaacaggAAACATTGGAACttgtggaaaataaatttgaaaaattatcaaaagaaACAATTGCTTCTGAAATTAAACTGAAAGAAGTAATTATAAATCTACAGGAAGTAAGAACAAATCAAGATGCAGTTTTAAAAACTCAAGAGAAAGCTTTAAAGGAAAAATGTTTACAATTAGaagaattacaaaaagaatTCAATGAATCCAAAAGAGTACTTTGTAAACAACTTGAAGaccaaaaattattatgtCAGAATTTGCAaagtacaaattttaaattacaaacagaGTCTtataaacaaaacaaaattatagaagaattACAACAAATACTACAGAAAGAAAAGGACGAACTTAATAAAAATAGggaatattgtaaaattgaagATACAAAAAGATTAGAAGTTATACAAATTTGTGAAGAATTACAGCATTCAGCAAATGgcttaaaatttacaattgcaGAAGTTACTAAGAatgaaaattcttatattaataCTACAGATAATGTACAAGACATAAATAATGATGATacaaataaaactattttaagaACTTTAAAGGAGGCCATTAATGAAATACAGGTATCAcgtgaattaattttacaacttgcaaatgaaaatacaaaccTAAATAAAACTCTAGAAAATCAAACAATAACGATAGAtaactatattacaaaatgtgaagaaataaaattgttggaaattaaaatacaagaaCTAAATAATTTGCAAGAAGACCGtataaaacgtataaatacTCTTATCAAATATAAGGAATCactaaaagattatttaaataacattataaagtCAAGAGAAAATTTAGATACATCTTTAAGtacattaaaacaaaaatgggACAATTTATTAACAAGTTCCTATAGTGTTCTCATGATAGATAAATCTGTATGTGATGAATTAAAGCATATACAAAGCAAACAaacatatttagaaaatacattACTTAAGTATCATATTcatcattttcaaaatataacacCCTTACAGAATATCTTATGGGACCAATTTTTATGGtttgaacaaaaaataaaagatatttccttgaaagaagaaagtgaacagatattaaatatttcttcagaCATCTTTTTTGACCAGAAAACAATTATTGAAGCAgaattagataaaaataaaatattacaagaaaACATTACTCAATTGCAGAATGAAATAgatgatttttcaaaattggttatttcttttgaaaatgattttaaatgtgatgaaacaaaatttcaatctgAGTCAGAGAAAAAGTTACGATTCGAAATTAATGAACTGACAGAAGCTAAGAATAACTTAGAAAGTAAATTAAACTGTGCACACACAAATAATGTAAGATTAAAAGATGATATTGGTGAACTTAATATTAAGGTGCAAGAAATGAAAACATCATTAAAAGAGATAGAAAACTTAAAGAAAGAAGTAACACAATTAAAAGAGCAGAATTTAAAACtgcaagaagaaagaaatgagtTAAGTAAGCGatcaaagaaagaagatattgaTATTCAACTAAAAGATATTcatgataaatataaagttaaaatagatgaaattaaacaaaacatG aaaatgtTGTATAATGAACAAATAACGAAGCTAAATAGAGAACAAGAACAATGTGtacaagaaaaattagaatcattacaaagaaaaatggaacTACAATGTCGTAAACAGGCAGATgaattaagtaaatataagGCACATGTTGCTAACTTAAGTTCACAGCTTTGGAATGTTGGAGAGAAACTGTTAAGtgaaaaacaagaaaaggagaaattgcagaaagaattaattgaattaaaaactaaatatCAAAATCTAGATCAAAATATAGTTTCTTTAACGGAACATAAAAATCCTAA atGTGAGAAAAAATACTTATTAGGAGAAACTAAAGAAGatgttttacataaaatttcagtAATACAAGAAAGAACAACATACGAAAAAAGATGTAGTATTAAGAGTATACAAACAATGGGCAATGCATTTAATGCAGAGGATGAAGAAGGAGAAGTacttgataatatttatttag cTGACATGAAAGATGGTAATTCTTCGTATATCATTGATGCAGATAGATTatctattttgaaaaaaagaaatgctcTTTGCAAACCTCATTTAAAGTCATCTTATCCTGCTGAAATGCAATTTCATCCTCTACCATTTACAGAAGAAGAGATTAAA GCAGGTTCAATTCCAGatgatatatttaatgataGTTTGAGTCAAAGTTTGCTTCCTGAACAAAAAGCTAAGAAACGGGATAGAACTCAG aCATCATATAAAAAGCCTGGGCCTCCAACTCCTAGTAAAAACGGAGGAAGATTATCAATGCAG GGTAATGAACTAAGAAGCCCAAATTCAAGAATattaagagaaagaaacggcaAAGAGAGGGCAACGACTACACCACGAACactgaaaaatttattccttCCACGAGGTCAAGACGAG aaagttATTATTACACCAAGAGGTCGTAGAAGAAGTAGCATATTCCGAAAATATCGTAACGCAAATGATAGATGa